The DNA segment AATTGGAGCTTGTTCTATACGAAGCGGACGTGGCGCAACCGATAGTCCAAGAGATCAAGGACTCGGTGCGCTCCGATCTTTTGGGAAAGAGAGTGGACCGCTCCTACCGCGTGGAGGACGCCATCGAGCTTGCTCTTAAGAACGCGGTGCATAAGGTGCTGCAGGGCAGCGAGTTCGATTTCGACTCTTATGTCAAGGACCATGAGAAACCGGTCATCATCATGTTCCTGGGGATCAATGGCACAGGTAAGACCACTGCCATAGCAAAGATCACCAACCGCCTGCAGAAGCAGGGATTGAGCGTAGTGCTTTCCGCCTCCGACACCTTCCGTGCCGGAGCTATCGAGCAGATCACCATCCATGGTGACCGTCTTGGTAGCAAGGTGATCAAGCACCAGGCCGGAGGGGACCCCGCCGCGGTGGCCTACGACGCGCTGGATCACGCCAAGGCTCGAAAACGGGACGTGGTGCTGGTGGACACCGCCGGTAGAATGCAGACCAACGCCAACCTCATGGACGAAATGAAAAAGATCAAGCGCGTGGTCAAACCGCACCTGACCGTCTTCGTCGGCGATTCGTTAGCCGGCAACGATGCCATCGAGCAGGCCCGCACTTTCGAGAAAGAGATCGGCGTGGATGTGGTTATCTTGACCAAGATCGATGCCGACGCCAAGGGAGGCGCGGCGCTGTCCATAGCTCATTCCCTCAAAAAGCCCATAGCCTTCCTGTCGACGGGACAGGGGTACGAGGACATCATCAAGTTCGACAGCCAATGGATGGTCGATCGGTTGTTCAACGATAAAAAGGGTTGAAGAGGTTTTTTCAGACTTGGAACTGGCTGCCGTAACAAAGGGCCGCCAGGACCGTGGCGAACACTTTGGCGTCAGCAACCATGTTGTCCACCCGGCTGAACTCATTGGGCTGGTGGGCCAGCTCCTCCACCGTCTGCCAGACATAGGCGTCGAAACCGGCCAGTCGGAAGAAGTTGGCACATGTGCCCCCACCTATACCGACCGGCTTGAGCTCCACACCACGAACCTTTTCCACCGCCCATTTCAAGGCCTTCATGCCCTCCCCGTTCTGATCGGACGGTTTTCCGCTGTGGGTCATCTGCACCGGCTCCACCTTGATCTCGGTGCCGGTCTTCTGCTCAAAGATGTCCGCCACGGCTGTTATGTCGCTAAGCACGGTGTCGATACTATAGCTCGGCAAGATGCGGCAGTCGAAGTAGAATATGTCCTCCCCGGGGATGGTGTTGACGTTGCCCACGGTCTGCAAGCGCTTCGTCGGCTCGAACGTGGAGCGGTCGGGGGTGAAGAGCTCGTCCGTCCCTCCATACTTGCGCTGCAGGAAATCCTGCAGGAAGACTATGAGCTCGGACCCCATGCGCATGGCGTTGATGCCCTGGTCCGGCCGGGAGGCGTGGACCTGCTTACCGGTGACGGTGAACTTCAGCCAGAGTATATGCTTCTCCGCGATCTCGACCTCGTCGCCCCTTGGCGTTCCGTGGTCCGGAACGAAGATGATGTCACCCGGCTTGAACACGCCTTCCTGAAGCAGGAACTTGATACCTTTCTCGTTGCCGGCCTCCTCGTCGGCCACCAAGACCAGCCCCATGCCCCGCTCCAGCTCTACGCTCATGTCCATTAGGACCTCCGCGGCGAACAGCGCGGCGACCAGTGCCTGTCCGTTGTCCTCAGTGCCAAGACCGAATATCTTACCATCCAAAAGGCGAGGGGAGAACGGTGGGGTTTTCCATGCGTTCAGATCTCCTGGCGGTACGGTGTCCATGTGGGCCACGATCCACACCGTCTGATCGTTCTTGCCACGACGGCGGGCCACGATATTGGGGCGCATCCTGAGCCGGACCCGCTCGTCCAGGGCGTCGTACATCTCCACATCGTCAAATTTGGAGTGGTCTAGGATGTCCCGCAGATAGCGGGCACGTTCCACTTCTCCGCTGCCCCCGCTCTCTGGACCGATGGCCGGTATCCTTATCAGTTCACTTAGGGCCTCGATCATTTCCTCGCGGTGCGACCCCACTTGGGCCAGAAGCTGTTCCAGATTAGGCATTCGAATCGGGATTAATTGAAATTGCCCATATAAAACCGTATGGGAACTGTTACCTCTGGAGATTTATCATCATTGATACAGCGTTCCCCCCGCCCAAGCATAGCGTAGCTAGACCGGTCCGCTTGCCCCGGTCCTTCAGAGCGTATATCAATGAGGTCAATAATCTGGCGCCCGAACAGCCGATGGGATGGCCGAGCGCAATGGCACCTCCGTTCACATTGAAACGGTCCTCTGGCACCCCGAGCGTGTCGCGCACCGCCACCGAGGCTGTTGCGAAGGCCTCGTTGTGCTCGAAGAGGTCCACATCCCCTATGCCCATGTCCAGTTTCTTCAGCAATTTCCTGGTGGTGGGTATGGGCGCCTCCATGATCCATTCCGGCTTGGTGCCACCGGTGGCATAGCCTACTATCTCTGCCAGCGGCTTTATGCCCCTCTCTTCGGCGAAACTGCGGGAGCAGACGATCAGGGCCGCCGCGCCATCACTGAGTTGCGAGGAGTTGCCAGCGGTTACCACGCCTTCCTTCCTGAAGGCCGGTGAGAGCTTGGCCAATGCCTCCATGGAAGTGTCTGCGCGTATGCCCTCGTCCTGGTCAAAGGTAGTGTCACCCTTCCTGCCCTTCATCACCACGGGTGTGATCTCCATTGCGGTCCTGCCCTCTATCTGGGCCTTCTGCGCCTTGGTGTGGCTTTGGAACGCCATCAGGTCCGCCTGTTCACGGGTGACCTTGAATCGTTCAGCAACGATCTCTGCGGTAATGCCCATGTGCATATCGTTAAAAATGTCCCACAGACCGTCGTGCACCATATGATCGACGATCTTGTTGTCGTTCAGCCTGTATCCGAACCGAGCCTGCTTGAGCAGGTAGGGTGCGGCGTTCATGTTCTCCATGCCGCCAGCCACCAATACTTCATACTCCCCCGCCTTGATGGCGTTGGCGGCCAGCATGACCGCCTTCATTCCAGAGCCGCAGACCTTGTTTATTGTTGTGGAGCCGATCTCCACCGGTAGTCCAGCCCCGATGGCCGCCTGCCTTGCCGGGTTCTGACCGAGGGACGCGGACAGCACGTTGCCCATCAGGCATTCCTGGATATCCGAGGATTGCAGGCCGGAACGGCGAACCGCCTCCGCTACCGCCACCGACCCTAACTGGGTTGCCGGTACGTCCTTTAGCGATCCCCCGAACTTGCCGATGGCGGTCCTAGCCGCACTTAGTATGACCACGTCTTCCATATGAATTACCTCACCAGCTTGCTGGATGGGTTTCGCTCTCATAGACCGAAGCCCTATAAATTATTGTCGATAGGACCTTACGACTCATGACGATATTGACCCATCCTCTTCAGTGGTTTTCCCAGGTGTCGGCGGGCGCAGACCGGTGGTTCATACCAACCGGGCGCGATCTCCCTGACCTCGTCGATCGACCCTCCTGGTAGGTCGGTCTTGGTTCTGCATTTTTTGCAGCGGTATCCTCCTTGAGACCCCATGGATTTGGTCGGACCGCCGCATTCCGGACAGCGGGGGTTGGACACCTTTTTGATATGCTGCGCCGTTTCCAGCACCTGCAGCTTTTCCAGATTGAGCGTTCTAGGCTTGTCCCTCAGTTCACCGAACACCCGGATACGGTCCCCTGGCCGGAGCGCCCTGATGACGTCCCGGAACTCCTTGGATGGTTCGTAGGCCGCGCATTCCAAGGTACCGTTCGTAATGGACATCGGAACGATGACGTGCCCCCCGGTTATGGTCCGGGGCGTGCCGACCACGGTCCCCAGCACTTCGTAGGACCTGTCCGGCAGTATCGGGGGCGTACGTAATATGTGATCGTCGGTACCCTGGTTACTGAGGAACATCAGCCATCGCGCTGGCCGTTCCGATCTTATGCTGAACACCGCGGCCATGAGGTCCTTGGGGTCGTCCCCTCGGACGCCGAAGAGCACCGGGCAGGGAGTGTGGGGGGAAATGGCCCTCCTCCCGGTCTGGTGATCGAAGTTGTTGAAAGTGGTGGTATGACGAAGGTCCATCTCCTTGATCGAGTCGTCGTCTAGTTCACGAGGCGTACCCCACCTATCTGGGTGACGATAGGTGATGATCTCATAGGTCCGGTCGTGAGGTCTCCAGGCCATGGCCGCGGACGCACCTATAATGCCACGACCGCCCTCCCAGCCAACCGTGTCCGCGCCGATCCTTTGCAGCTCTCGGACCGTGTCATCCTTCTCCACGATACCTCGTACGGCCTCCCAGTACAATCGTTGAGCTGGTTTGACCACAGAGACCACCAACCCGGGGCTGGCCCCCTCGCTAGTGCGGGACCACTTTGCTACGATCCGTTTGGATGTTTCCAGCACGTTCCTGTGGTCCGCATCTTCATACATCCGTTCGTAACTATACACGGGTAGGCTGTCGATCTCCCCTATCATTCGGCATTCACCTTTGCCAACACCGAAGCACAGACACAGCGCCCCGTTCCCTCTGGTCTTCCAGGGGACCGCCGGGTTCAGGCGAACTAACCGAGGTAGGCCGATCAGATCGTATCCCATCATGGCCTTGATCAGTTCGGTCGCTAGGAAGGTGGTGCACATCGATTGAATGGAATCAGTGTCATCGAAGGCAACGAACATGCTGTCCCCTCGAGCGGGGTGGGGATAGAAGAACTTTTCACCCCGTCTAAAGTAAATATTGAATATCTGGTTTCATATCTCACCTTTCATGTCCAAGCCCATCACTGTGGAGAAGGGGTTAGAACTGTCCATCATCATAATGTTGGTCGGTGATTTTCTGTTCGTCGCAGGTCTGTCCGATGCGTTGCATTGGATATTGAGCTTGGGTGGTTGGGGGTTCTGGGCCGGAGGGTTGGGGATCCTGATGTCCTTGGTGGGAACGATCTGGTTAATTTTTATAATACTGAGGATCAAGAGATTCAAACTTCTTATGACCGAAAAAAGCAAGGCGGTCTTCGTAAGAGCATTGGATGATTTGGAATATACTGCTTGGCAGTTACCAGAAAAATATGCTCGGTTAGTTGATGAGAAGAAATCTCAAATGGGTGTTAAGTAGGGGACACCCCATCATTTCCGATGGAACGAAATTTCGGCGTCGCCTTTCTGGATACTCGTATTTTTTCCAAATTTTATAGATTAATTTTTAACTTATGTTATATTATATATTGAATAAAAATCTATTATCTATCTATCATCGATAGAATTCATTGTACTAGAAACGTCTTTGATACCCGGTAAGGAATAGAGTTTATCCATTACAAGCTCCAGATCCTCCGATGCACATCGGAAGACCACCTTGACAATATTGGAATATTCAACAGATTCAACATAATAGGAATCATAGATACGAGATATCTCTGTCGCGGTCCGATCGGTATTGGCAGCTGAGAAACGTACTATGACTGGTGGACGAAAGTACTCATCGATCAGACCGAGCATGGTGTCGATACCATCTCCAGTCAAAGCTGATAAAGGAACTACAGCTATCGGGTCTAGGATCTCTCTGATCATATTGACCATGTCACCTATTCTGTCAGGGTCCGAATCACTTTTATTCAATGCGACCAAGATCCTATCGCCAGTGACCCCGTCACCCAATATCTCTTGCACCGTTATCATTTTCTCACTAATGTTGTATAATGCCTCGGACGAATCAACAACCAATACGACCAGGTCAGCGGAAAACACATCCTGTAGTGTATTGCGGAACGATTCCACCAGATAATGCGGAAGGTCCTTGAGGAAACCCACGGTGTCCGTTAACAGTATCTTGGAAAACCCCATCCTCCTGGTGGTCGTTCCTAGAGTAGAGAACATTCTATCAGCTACAAGGACCTCCTCTCCGGTCAACCTCCTCATCAACGACGATTTACCCGCATTGGTATAACCTGCCAAACAGATCGTTTTAAAACCTTTGTACCGGCGGACGCTCCTTCTAAGGTCTCCATCCTTTGCCAATCCATACAGTTCATCTTCGATCAGACCGATGCGCCGCCGTATGAGGTTGTAATACACATCTACGGCGTATTCCCCTCCCCCCAAAAAACCAGGATGCTCACCGGCCTTTGCGCTGTGAACCCATTCCCTTAATAAAGGGACCTGATACTTCAATCTGGCTCTCTCAACCTGGAGCTTGGATTCCCGGCTCTCCGCCCTCTTTGTGAATATATCCAATACTACACCCACTCTGTCCAGGCACTCGATCTTCAGACCGTTCTCCAGATTGAAATGTTGAGATGGTTTGAGGTCCCCATTGAAGATCAGAACCTCCACCGGGCTTTCATCCATCAGTTCCTTCAATTCCCGGAATCTCCCTCGGCCGATGAAATATGTCTGATCGGGATGTGATCTTCTCTGTACGATCTCGTAGATGATATCGATGTCAGCGGACTGGCACAGTTCTTCCATCTCCGCAACGTCCCAATTCAAGCTTATCAATGCGCCCTTTCGCACCGGCATTTCTCCTTTCACCCCAATCCCGTCCCCTTGCTTTACCTTATTTGGTAACAGACCCTGTTAGGGCTCCATCGGAAATGAAGGGGTGGGAGTGCATACACCCGATGAAAACCAAATCGACAGTTGACCGCCTTACTTATAGATTCAAGGATAAAAGTAAGGTTCATGTAAAGGGAACCCCAATGTCCTTTCCCTGACCGGGTCAGGACCTTATTATCAATATGAGGGCACCATGGAATCTAACGTCTTTACGCAGCATCTGGATAGAAAGCAGATATTTAAAAAGAACAACCGAGAGATCCTACGCCCCTCCTATATCCCGGAAGTGCTACCTCACCGGCAAGAGGAGATACAGTCCCTGGCGTCGGTACTGGTCACCGCCCTTAGGGGTGAAAGGCCTAGCAACATCCTTATCTTCGGCAAGACTGGAACGGGAAAGACCGCATGCGTCAAGTTCATCGGGAACGAGATCAAGAAGGCCGACGGCGAGAGTCACAAGGTGACGTTCATCTACATGAACTGCGAGGTGGTCGACACTGCCTACGGCGTATTGCAGAACATCGGAAACCAATTCGTCAAGGACTTCGATCAAAGAATACCGTTCACCGGTCTGAGCATCATGCAGGTCTACAACATGTTGCGGGACAAGCTTGACGAGCAGGACCAGGTCATCATAATCGCCCTGGACGAGATAGATAAACTGGTCTACAAGAGCGGGGACGATGTGCTGTACCACCTATCGAAGATCAATGACGACCTGAGCAAGGCCCGGGTCTCGGTCATCGGTATTTCCAACGATCTACTGTTCACGGAGATGCTGGATCCCCGGGTCCGCAGCCGCATGGAGGGGGAACGGATGGTCTTCCCACCTTACAACGCCGACCAATTGAAGGACATATTGCGGCAGAGGGTCATCCTGGCCTTTGACGAAGGCGTACTGGAGGAAGCGGTCATACCCCTATGCGCCGCCCTGGCCGCACAGGAGCACGGGGACGCCCGCCGTGCATTGGACCTGTTGCGGATCGCGGCAGAGATCGCCGAGAGGGAGAATTCCGAGCGAGTCGCTGAACTGCACGTGCTCAAGGCCAAGAACAAAATGGAGCTCGACTGCGTCAGCGAGGCGATAAGGACGCTTCCTACGCAATCGAAGATGGTCCTCATGTGCATCGTGGCCAACGTCGAGCGCAGTGTCGGACGCTTGACCACCGGGGATGTTTACGAGACGTACAAGGAAATGTCCCGCATATTGGGCATGGGGCCGTTGACCCAGAGGAGGATAACTGACCTCATTTCCGAGCTGGACATGTTGGGCATCATTCATGCCCGCGTGCGCTCGTTCGGTCGCGGCGGGCGCACCAAGGAGATCGACCTCAGTGTGCCCATCGGTGAGACCAGGAAGGTGTTGGAGGAGGATGAGGTCTTCATCGGCCTCAAGCATTACAAACAAAGGAACCAGACCACGCTGATGTGATCATTCCTTCGTTCGTCGCATCATTTCCTTTATACGGGCCCAGGGATCGATGCCCCTCTTCTTCAGCACGACCCCGGTCAGATCGATGGCTAAAGGTACAATTATCAACACGGCCAAGGTGACCATCAGCCCGGTCTTACTGTTCTCAGGGGTGTTCGAAGGCATGTTGCCGTTGACCCAGAGCTTGATCAGGCCAATCCAGGGGATCTCAAGCTTGGCCTCGCCCACGATCCATTCATCCATGATCGGCTCACGGCAGATGGTGGTGGTCGATTGATCATACACCCCCCCATTATGGTCCCCCAGCGTGATGATGCCACCATGGTCGAGGTTGTGGGCATCGTAATAGCTCAGCAGGTCGGAAAGGTCCACTCTGAGAAGGACGGACCGATACCCTATGTCATAGATCTCCACATAACCTGAAAGGTTCCACCATCGCCCATCCTCCACAGGACCGTTTCCCCACTTATCGGCCGGCAGGAGCGCCAGGGAGGGGATATCAAAACTTAGGGCGGTGCTGTTGAATTCCAATCGCAGCATGGCCCGGTGTATGATGGGGGTGTACTCGGACCGCCCGTAGCGTTCATAAATGATCACGTCGCCGAAATCCCCGAAGCTACGATGGCCGTCAGGATAACATTCCACATAGGTCCTCACATCATCCCCACCTGTAGCCTGGACGACCACTAGGTCCCCGGTGTCGATGATCCCGAAATCGCTCTCTGTATCACTATGCTGCATGCTTGCCGATTCCACAACGAAGACCGGGGGCCAAATACCGCTATAGGCCAAGAGGCCTCCAAGTAGCATCAGAACGATGATCATTCCGCCAATGACGGCCTTGTAGCGCTTGACCACGCCCCATATCTTACCAGGAAGTTCGGACAACAGGCGACTTAACCGACTTCCGTATAATTAATGATGACGAACGAGGGAATTAATAATATACGGCTATATTCGGAAAGGATGAGCGATAGGCCGGACAACGACACCTACTTCATGCGCATGGCCGAGCTGGTAGCCACCCGTTCCACCTGTTTGAGGCGTAAGGTGGGGGCGGTCATCGTGAAGGAGAAGAGGGTTCTCACCACTGGCTACAACGGCGCTCCCCGTGGTCTTCGCCACTGCGAGGAGGTGGGCTGCGTCCGCCAGCAGAACAACATCGAATCGGGCACCAGGCACGAGCTCTGCCGGGGGGTCCACGCAGAACAGAACGCCGTCATTCAGGGTGCATATTTCGGGGCAAGCATCAAGGGCGCCACCATCTACACTACTAACTTTCCCTGTGTCCTCTGTGCCAAGATCCTGCTCAACGCCGGCATCGACGAGATCGTTTACCTGGACACATATGTGGATGAGCTGTCCAGAAATATCTTGGATGAAGCGGGCATTAAAGTAAGACGTTACGTAAGTCCGGTAATATAATAGTCATTATTAATATAATATTGGTATTATTATATCATAAAGGTTCGATTCTAATATTAATTATTAGAACGATAACACTGGATTCTGATTTAATATTCCTGTAAGGAATCATAGATTTGTCGCTCATAATTAAATTTTATCAGCGTCCAGGGTACAAATTAACAAATGGTTTATATACTTTGATTAAATTCCCAGACTAACCTTCCGGGGAGACGCCTGTGAATAGATCTGACATTCTTCTTCAAGTAAAGGACGCCGAGGCTAAGGCGCAGCAGATCGTCAAGGAGGCGGAAGAGAAGCAGAGGACCATCATATCCTCCGCTAGAAGAGAGGCCGCCACCCATATGAACGAAGCCGATGAGAAGCTTAGAACTGAGTTCGACGCTAGGTTCGCTAAGGAACGCGAGACAATCGCGGCCGAGAGGCAGACCTACCTGAACAAGGGGAAGGACGAGGCTGCGGCCATCAAGGTCAAGGCTGACGCCAAGGTCCCCGATGTTATCACCCATCTGATGCAAGGCTTCGAGAGGACTTTAGATGTTGCTGCCAAAAGGAATGAATAGGGTCCTCATCGTAGGGTCCAGAGGGGCATTGAAGGACACCATCGAGGTCCTATACCAGTTGGAATCAGCCCATCTCATCGATTTCAGCGCTGACGAGGTTGGATTCAGTCTCGGGGCGCCATTGCCAGCCTCATCCGATGCCTCACAGAAGCTCCTGAAGCTTCGGTCCCTGGAAAAAGACCTCGACCTAGAGTCGCTGGAGGTCAAGGACCAGATGGACGTGGCCAAGATCGAAGAGGAGCTCTCAGCTACCCTTATCGAGCTAGAGGGAGAGATGACCGGTGCCATGGAGTCCAAGAACAACTTCCAGGTCCGAATGAACGAGCTTGAGGCCGAGAAGGCCGTCATGCAGTACTTCCAGGGCATCCCTTTAAACCTAGAACTTTACCGAGATTACGATTCATTGAAGGTCTTCACCGGAAAGGTCCGTGGAGACCCCACCGTCGCACTGAAGGCCGCTTTGCCCCAGTACGAGCTATTCCTTTCCGAAGACAAGGGATTCGTCGCTTTATTCGTACCTAATGCTCTGGCCGAAGAGGCCCAGAAGGTCTTGGTCCAATTCGGTTTCACAGAGGTGACCGTACCTGCTGGGGGCGGATCACCACAAGATCTGTTGGCCAAGGCCGATGACGAGCTGGTCACCCTTAAGGGGGGGATGGAGGACTCGGTCAAGAAGCTGGAAGAGCTCAGAGAGAAGCACGCCTCCTTCGTAAGGGCGGCCGACGAGCACCTCAGCATAATAGTGGAAAAGGCCGAGACCCCATTGCGGGTAGGCACTACTGATTATACGTTCGTCATGGATGCATGGATCCCAACCGAGGACATGCCCAAGGTGGAGAAGGTCATCTCTGAGAAGCTTGGTGGCAGGGTCCACCTGGAATCGCTGGGGGTCATGTCCCGCAAAGAGACGCATGCCCATGGTGATGAGGTCGAGCAAGAGGAGGAGATCCCCACCAAGCTGGAGAATGGTAAGACGGCCAAGAAGTTCGAGTTCTTGACCAGATTGCTCTCCATGCCCAAATACCGGGAGATCGACCCTACCGCGGTCATGATGATCACTCTCCCCCTATTCTTTGGGCTGATGATCGGGGACATGGGTTACGGAATACCGTTCATTATCTTGGGCGCACTAGGTCTCAAGAAGTGCACCTCCGACGAATGGAGGATCATCTCCACATTATTGTTCTTCGGAGGAATTTGGGCCACTGTATTCGGCTTCTTCCTGTTCGGGGAGGCCTTAGGAATGCACTTTGCATTGCAACCCGAGGACATCAGCTGGTCCTCGTTGCTGG comes from the Methanomassiliicoccales archaeon genome and includes:
- the ftsY gene encoding signal recognition particle-docking protein FtsY; this encodes MFDSLKKILSLKKKDIEPSAHVEEVVGDSGKKISEKDLDELLWELELVLYEADVAQPIVQEIKDSVRSDLLGKRVDRSYRVEDAIELALKNAVHKVLQGSEFDFDSYVKDHEKPVIIMFLGINGTGKTTAIAKITNRLQKQGLSVVLSASDTFRAGAIEQITIHGDRLGSKVIKHQAGGDPAAVAYDALDHAKARKRDVVLVDTAGRMQTNANLMDEMKKIKRVVKPHLTVFVGDSLAGNDAIEQARTFEKEIGVDVVILTKIDADAKGGAALSIAHSLKKPIAFLSTGQGYEDIIKFDSQWMVDRLFNDKKG
- a CDS encoding M20 family metallo-hydrolase → MPNLEQLLAQVGSHREEMIEALSELIRIPAIGPESGGSGEVERARYLRDILDHSKFDDVEMYDALDERVRLRMRPNIVARRRGKNDQTVWIVAHMDTVPPGDLNAWKTPPFSPRLLDGKIFGLGTEDNGQALVAALFAAEVLMDMSVELERGMGLVLVADEEAGNEKGIKFLLQEGVFKPGDIIFVPDHGTPRGDEVEIAEKHILWLKFTVTGKQVHASRPDQGINAMRMGSELIVFLQDFLQRKYGGTDELFTPDRSTFEPTKRLQTVGNVNTIPGEDIFYFDCRILPSYSIDTVLSDITAVADIFEQKTGTEIKVEPVQMTHSGKPSDQNGEGMKALKWAVEKVRGVELKPVGIGGGTCANFFRLAGFDAYVWQTVEELAHQPNEFSRVDNMVADAKVFATVLAALCYGSQFQV
- a CDS encoding acetyl-CoA C-acetyltransferase — encoded protein: MEDVVILSAARTAIGKFGGSLKDVPATQLGSVAVAEAVRRSGLQSSDIQECLMGNVLSASLGQNPARQAAIGAGLPVEIGSTTINKVCGSGMKAVMLAANAIKAGEYEVLVAGGMENMNAAPYLLKQARFGYRLNDNKIVDHMVHDGLWDIFNDMHMGITAEIVAERFKVTREQADLMAFQSHTKAQKAQIEGRTAMEITPVVMKGRKGDTTFDQDEGIRADTSMEALAKLSPAFRKEGVVTAGNSSQLSDGAAALIVCSRSFAEERGIKPLAEIVGYATGGTKPEWIMEAPIPTTRKLLKKLDMGIGDVDLFEHNEAFATASVAVRDTLGVPEDRFNVNGGAIALGHPIGCSGARLLTSLIYALKDRGKRTGLATLCLGGGNAVSMMINLQR
- a CDS encoding tRNA(Ile)(2)-agmatinylcytidine synthase yields the protein MFVAFDDTDSIQSMCTTFLATELIKAMMGYDLIGLPRLVRLNPAVPWKTRGNGALCLCFGVGKGECRMIGEIDSLPVYSYERMYEDADHRNVLETSKRIVAKWSRTSEGASPGLVVSVVKPAQRLYWEAVRGIVEKDDTVRELQRIGADTVGWEGGRGIIGASAAMAWRPHDRTYEIITYRHPDRWGTPRELDDDSIKEMDLRHTTTFNNFDHQTGRRAISPHTPCPVLFGVRGDDPKDLMAAVFSIRSERPARWLMFLSNQGTDDHILRTPPILPDRSYEVLGTVVGTPRTITGGHVIVPMSITNGTLECAAYEPSKEFRDVIRALRPGDRIRVFGELRDKPRTLNLEKLQVLETAQHIKKVSNPRCPECGGPTKSMGSQGGYRCKKCRTKTDLPGGSIDEVREIAPGWYEPPVCARRHLGKPLKRMGQYRHES
- the hflX gene encoding GTPase HflX, encoding MPVRKGALISLNWDVAEMEELCQSADIDIIYEIVQRRSHPDQTYFIGRGRFRELKELMDESPVEVLIFNGDLKPSQHFNLENGLKIECLDRVGVVLDIFTKRAESRESKLQVERARLKYQVPLLREWVHSAKAGEHPGFLGGGEYAVDVYYNLIRRRIGLIEDELYGLAKDGDLRRSVRRYKGFKTICLAGYTNAGKSSLMRRLTGEEVLVADRMFSTLGTTTRRMGFSKILLTDTVGFLKDLPHYLVESFRNTLQDVFSADLVVLVVDSSEALYNISEKMITVQEILGDGVTGDRILVALNKSDSDPDRIGDMVNMIREILDPIAVVPLSALTGDGIDTMLGLIDEYFRPPVIVRFSAANTDRTATEISRIYDSYYVESVEYSNIVKVVFRCASEDLELVMDKLYSLPGIKDVSSTMNSIDDR
- a CDS encoding ORC1-type DNA replication protein, whose translation is MESNVFTQHLDRKQIFKKNNREILRPSYIPEVLPHRQEEIQSLASVLVTALRGERPSNILIFGKTGTGKTACVKFIGNEIKKADGESHKVTFIYMNCEVVDTAYGVLQNIGNQFVKDFDQRIPFTGLSIMQVYNMLRDKLDEQDQVIIIALDEIDKLVYKSGDDVLYHLSKINDDLSKARVSVIGISNDLLFTEMLDPRVRSRMEGERMVFPPYNADQLKDILRQRVILAFDEGVLEEAVIPLCAALAAQEHGDARRALDLLRIAAEIAERENSERVAELHVLKAKNKMELDCVSEAIRTLPTQSKMVLMCIVANVERSVGRLTTGDVYETYKEMSRILGMGPLTQRRITDLISELDMLGIIHARVRSFGRGGRTKEIDLSVPIGETRKVLEEDEVFIGLKHYKQRNQTTLM
- a CDS encoding S26 family signal peptidase, translating into MSELPGKIWGVVKRYKAVIGGMIIVLMLLGGLLAYSGIWPPVFVVESASMQHSDTESDFGIIDTGDLVVVQATGGDDVRTYVECYPDGHRSFGDFGDVIIYERYGRSEYTPIIHRAMLRLEFNSTALSFDIPSLALLPADKWGNGPVEDGRWWNLSGYVEIYDIGYRSVLLRVDLSDLLSYYDAHNLDHGGIITLGDHNGGVYDQSTTTICREPIMDEWIVGEAKLEIPWIGLIKLWVNGNMPSNTPENSKTGLMVTLAVLIIVPLAIDLTGVVLKKRGIDPWARIKEMMRRTKE
- a CDS encoding cytidine/deoxycytidylate deaminase family protein → MSDRPDNDTYFMRMAELVATRSTCLRRKVGAVIVKEKRVLTTGYNGAPRGLRHCEEVGCVRQQNNIESGTRHELCRGVHAEQNAVIQGAYFGASIKGATIYTTNFPCVLCAKILLNAGIDEIVYLDTYVDELSRNILDEAGIKVRRYVSPVI
- a CDS encoding V-type ATP synthase subunit I; amino-acid sequence: MLLPKGMNRVLIVGSRGALKDTIEVLYQLESAHLIDFSADEVGFSLGAPLPASSDASQKLLKLRSLEKDLDLESLEVKDQMDVAKIEEELSATLIELEGEMTGAMESKNNFQVRMNELEAEKAVMQYFQGIPLNLELYRDYDSLKVFTGKVRGDPTVALKAALPQYELFLSEDKGFVALFVPNALAEEAQKVLVQFGFTEVTVPAGGGSPQDLLAKADDELVTLKGGMEDSVKKLEELREKHASFVRAADEHLSIIVEKAETPLRVGTTDYTFVMDAWIPTEDMPKVEKVISEKLGGRVHLESLGVMSRKETHAHGDEVEQEEEIPTKLENGKTAKKFEFLTRLLSMPKYREIDPTAVMMITLPLFFGLMIGDMGYGIPFIILGALGLKKCTSDEWRIISTLLFFGGIWATVFGFFLFGEALGMHFALQPEDISWSSLLGVQLPHEFSVAGFELPIGIYSKLHNVREILYMTVWIGLIHLFMGYCIGFYNKSIRYGLGHAIKERFSWLLIVIGGALLLLFIVDAMIRGVAVEITDLRILIAVPLMLVGVVLAYMGEGAGAILELPGLMGNIISYTRLGAIGMSKAGLALAFNTIAWEYIFGHNPEILGSNSGDIIMFIAALAIFAIGHLTIFILAIISAGLHSLRLHYVELFMKFYEGGGVEFKPLKVIRKYTVEKKGVGE